Below is a window of Edaphobacter bradus DNA.
CTTCGGACGCAGTTGTGGTGATGACGCACAGCTACGAGCAGGACCGCGAGATCCTGACGGCTCTGTTGCCGGTTGCGCCGCGGTATTTCGGAGTACTAGGAGCGCGGCATCGCAGCTCGCTTCTGTTGAGCGAGGCCGCCGCAAGGATTGGACTGAGTGTCGCTGCATGCTGTGAGCGCATCTATGCACCGGTGGGATTGGATCTCGGCGGCGACGGGCCAGAAGCGATTGCACTGGCCGTGCTCGCGGAGGCGCAGGCTGTGTGCGAAGGAAGGCTGGGAGCTTCGCGCAGGCTCACCGCCGAAGACGTTGCGCGCTATGTGAATGAGGGTGGCGTGGCACGGTATCTTCCGCAGTGCGCGCTCGATGAGGTGCGGTGAGTATAGCTGCAGTGATTGTGGCCGCAGGCGCTTCAAGCAGGCTGGGTGAGCCAAAGCAACTCGTACGTCTGGGCAACGAGACATTGCTGGAGCGCACGGTAAGGGTGGCTCGCGATGCCGGATGTTCGCCGATAATTGTGGTTCTTGGCTCAGACTATCTGCAGATATTGACCGGGTGTTCGCTCGGCGACGTCGTTACCGTGATCAACGACCAGTGGCAAGAGGGGATGGGTTCGTCGATCAGGTGGGGTGTCCATGCGTGCAAGAATGTAGCCGGCAAAGTCGACGGCGCGGTGATTTTGACCTGTGATCAGCCTGCAGTCACGGCAGAGCATCTGATGCGGCTGATGCTGAAGAACGAGATCAAAGCGTCACGCTATGCAGCTAGGAATGGGGTTCCGGCTTTCTTTCCAAACAAGCACTTCGATGCACTGATGGCGCTCAAGGGAGACGCCGGAGCGAGGGAGTTGCTTAAAGATGCTCGCTATGAAGAGTTGGCCAACGGTGAGCTGGATGTGGATACGTCTGACGACCTGGAGCGAGCCAGGGAATTGTTTGAGCAGTGAGGCCATCCAGCCTTTTATCGCAGTGACGCGAGACGCATGTCAGAGCGACCGAAGGAACTCCTCAAGCAGATTGGCGGCGACGCCGGTGCGGTACTTCGCGGTGCTTCGTATGTCGTCGATCGGCTTGGATTCGCCAATGAGAGCTGCTCTGGCGGCAGCAATCGTCTTCGGAGTGATGGGCTGGTGGAGCAGCGCTTGTTCGGTAGCTGTGAGACGAGCGGGAACCTCGCGGAGGCATGCGGCTCCTATTCGGATGTCTTCAATGAGGCTGTTGTTGACGCGAGCCAGAGCTGCCAGCGCCACCTTTGAGATGGCCTGAGCGTTACGAGTCCCCACCTTGCGGATGTATTGTTTGTAACCTTGTGTGTTGCGTAATAGCGTGATGCTGTGAAGAAGCTCGTCCGGTGCAAGAGCAGTCTTCTTGTAGGAGAGGTGAAAGTCCCGGTAAGGCAGAACGCGCTCGTCATGGATGGAGACGAGCGTGACCTCGGCATTATAGGCGAGCAGTGCCGGAGGCGAGTCTGCCGCGGGGCTTGCGTTGACGATGTTGCCGCCGATGGTGGCGCGATTCTGGTTCGCGATGCTGCCGGTCCAGCTTGCAGCCTGTTCGAGAAGGGGGAACTCCTCGGCGATGACGGGATGGTTGCGGATATCGGTGAAGGTAGTTCCAGCGCCGATGGTGATGGCGTCGTCGACAACCTCGATGAAGCGCAGCTCGTCGAGGTTCCAGAGTGAGACGAGTTTATGAGGCTGAAGGTGTCCAGCGCCGAGCGCGACCATGAGTTCGGTTCCGCCTGCGATGGGAGTGTAGTGGTCGGGCGAGTCGGCGAGGATCTGGAGGACCGCATCGAGAGAGGCAGGCGCGATGATCTCGTACTGGCTGACGTTGGACCGCATCTATCGGTCAGCTCCCGCGTTGGCTGCAGCCTGGACCGCGCTAAAGATACGCATGTAGCCTG
It encodes the following:
- a CDS encoding nucleotidyltransferase family protein — protein: MSIAAVIVAAGASSRLGEPKQLVRLGNETLLERTVRVARDAGCSPIIVVLGSDYLQILTGCSLGDVVTVINDQWQEGMGSSIRWGVHACKNVAGKVDGAVILTCDQPAVTAEHLMRLMLKNEIKASRYAARNGVPAFFPNKHFDALMALKGDAGARELLKDARYEELANGELDVDTSDDLERARELFEQ
- a CDS encoding FAD binding domain-containing protein, which encodes MRSNVSQYEIIAPASLDAVLQILADSPDHYTPIAGGTELMVALGAGHLQPHKLVSLWNLDELRFIEVVDDAITIGAGTTFTDIRNHPVIAEEFPLLEQAASWTGSIANQNRATIGGNIVNASPAADSPPALLAYNAEVTLVSIHDERVLPYRDFHLSYKKTALAPDELLHSITLLRNTQGYKQYIRKVGTRNAQAISKVALAALARVNNSLIEDIRIGAACLREVPARLTATEQALLHQPITPKTIAAARAALIGESKPIDDIRSTAKYRTGVAANLLEEFLRSL